From a region of the Oryzias melastigma strain HK-1 linkage group LG4, ASM292280v2, whole genome shotgun sequence genome:
- the aldh7a1 gene encoding alpha-aminoadipic semialdehyde dehydrogenase: MNTSTSLFSSERGLSSSFSPPMQRCLTLTVGRYSRLLLKKRISSFHCQQSAAMSSLLINQPKYSWLKELGLSEDNPGVYNGSWGGSGEVITSYCPANNEPIARVTQATLAEYEETVQKSKEAWKIWADIPAPKRGEIVRQIGDALRKKIKVLGSLVSLEMGKIYVEGVGEVQEYVDVCDYAVGLSRMIGGPILPSERPGHVLIEQWNPVGLVGIITAFNFPVAVYGWNNAIALICGNVCLWKGAPTTPLTSVAVTKIVAEVLEQNNLPGAICSMTCGGADVGTAMAKDERVDLLSFTGSTHVGKMVAMMVQERFGRKLLELGGNNAIIVFEDADLNLVVPSAVFASVGTAGQRCTTTRRLMLHESVHDTVVERIAKAYKQVRIGDPWDPSTLYGPLHTKQAVEQYLAAVEQAKQQGGTIVCGGKVMDRPGNYVEPTIITGLPHNASIVHTETFVPILYVLKFKTEEEAFVWNNEVQQGLSSSIFTKDMGRVFRWLGPKGSDCGIVNVNIPTSGAEIGGAFGGEKHTGGGRESGSDSWKQYMRRSTCTINYSKDLPLAQGIKFE, encoded by the coding sequence cACCCATGCAGCGCTGCTTGACACTGACCGTTGGCCGTTACAGCAGGCTCCTCTTAAAGAAAAGAATTTCCTCTTTTCACTGTCAACAATCAGCGGCGATGTCAAGTCTGCTCATCAACCAGCCCAAATATTCTTGGCTGAAAGAACTTGGTTTGTCTGAGGACAACCCTGGAGTTTATAATGGAAGCTGGGGGGGTAGCGGCGAGGTCATTACATCTTATTGTCCTGCCAATAATGAGCCGATCGCCAGAGTAACTCAGGCTACCTTGGCAGAGTATGAAGAAACTGTCCAAAAGTCAAAAGAGGCCTGGAAGATTTGGGCAGACATTCCAGCTCCGAAACGAGGCGAGATTGTACGGCAGATTGGAGATGCgttaagaaagaaaattaaagtacTTGGAAGCTTGGTGTCTCTGGAAATGGGCAAGATCTATGTTGAGGGAGTGGGTGAAGTTCAGGAATACGTTGACGTCTGTGATTATGCCGTTGGTCTCTCGAGGATGATTGGTGGACCAATCCTTCCCTCAGAGCGACCGGGACACGTTCTCATTGAGCAGTGGAATCCAGTTGGTCTCGTCGGCATCATCACTGCCTTTAATTTCCCTGTCGCTGTCTACGGCTGGAACAACGCCATCGCCCTGATCTGTGGCAACGTATGCCTCTGGAAAGGCGCCCCAACCACGCCGCTCACTAGCGTTGCCGTTACAAAGATTGTGGCTGAAGTGCTGGAGCAAAACAATCTGCCTGGGGCTATCTGCTCCATGACCTGTGGGGGTGCTGATGTTGGCACAGCCATGGCAAAAGATGAGCGCGTAGACCTGCTGTCCTTCACCGGTAGCACCCACGTCGGGAAGATGGTGGCCATGATGGTGCAAGAGAGATTTGGACGCAAACTGCTGGAGCTCGGTGGGAACAACGCCATCATTGTGTTTGAGGATGCAGACTTGAACCTTGTGGTACCCTCTGCTGTCTTCGCTTCTGTTGGAACGGCCGGCCAGCGCTGCACCACAACGAGGAGGCTGATGCTGCACGAGAGCGTCCATGACACTGTGGTAGAGAGGATTGCCAAGGCTTACAAGCAAGTTCGCATCGGAGACCCCTGGGACCCCAGCACTCTCTATGGTCCTCTGCACACAAAGCAGGCTGTGGAACAGTATCTGGCAGCTGTTGAGCAGGCCAAGCAGCAGGGTGGCACCATCGTCTGTGGCGGAAAAGTGATGGACCGTCCTGGAAATTATGTAGAGCCCACAATCATAACAGGGTTGCCTCATAACGCATCCATTGTCCATACTGAAACATTTGTCCCGATCCTCTACGTCCTGAAGTTCAAGACAGAAGAGGAGGCGTTTGTGTGGAACAATGAGGTACAGCAAGGTCTGTCCAGCAGCATCTTCACCAAAGATATGGGTCGGGTCTTCCGCTGGCTCGGGCCCAAAGGGTCCGACTGTGGCATAGTGAATGTCAACATTCCCACAAGTGGAGCTGAGATTGGAGGAGCCTTTGGCGGGGAGAAGCACACCGGAGGTGGAAGGGAGTCGGGCAGCGACTCCTGGAAGCAGTACATGAGGCGCTCAACGTGCACGATTAACTACAGCAAAGATCTCCCTCTGGCTCAGGGCATCAAGTTTGAGTGA